In Nocardia sp. NBC_00403, one DNA window encodes the following:
- a CDS encoding primosomal protein N', whose translation MARVLPLLSPAHLDRDFDYLVPPELDAIAQPGVRVRVRFAGRLVDGYLLARLARSDHSGKLVKLERVVSPERVLTPEILKLATAVAARYAGTRADVLRLAIPPRHARTESGGSKKPAESAVAQEDSVASGDVQPEHAPGADAAGRRGGTASAAPAPKADPAAAAGAHLVSGDDRGGSTTAAGFMRSASPHATASTKPDAAESGSGDGPNSIGGSAMAVASAPTVAPVVGDSTPPGADSVAVRTNSPADAATPSSASGSRHDLNIDSVASVSDSRPPGAPAGPSDETAGADGAMEQTPSLRSPHRDTPDPVSIGPVEVDSGVDGASASGGGGDAVGKSSISGVAAASARVLSIDPAVAEVDSGVDRAPGSARHGDRVGKLSPTVAVDFSAELTVDPTPWDRYIHGTAFLDALGQGRGPRAAWQALPGEDWARRLAELAAVVVGRGRSAILMVPDQRDLDRVLAECVRLVGDSAVGLAAGLGPAARYRRWLAALRGTARVVVGTRSAVFAPATELGLIAIWDDGDDTYAEQRAPYPHAREVAMLRAHETGAAFIAAGFARTAEIQAVVDSGWAHDLVADRGVVRKFSPRISAPGDTDMALERDPIARAVRIPRVGFAAARSALKEGAAVLVQVPRRGYVPSLACAKCRTPARCRHCNGPLALPEVRSHHDDVAHSPSCRWCGIAEAAFRCASCGSRALRAVVIGALRTAEELGRAFPGVPIRGSSGGAMLDTVEPGPQVVVATVGAEPVLPGGYGVALLLDAWALLSRADLRAAEDTLRRWMSAATLVRAHGQVIVMADPSIPTVQALLRWDPVGHAHAELAGRLEVGFPPAVRMAAVDGAADAVAELLAAANLPEGVDVLGPVPLPPGARKPFAGDSPAEVERMLLRVDRTAGAALSRALTAAQAVRSTHRSDAPLRVQIDPVDIG comes from the coding sequence ATCGCACGGGTGCTCCCGCTGCTGTCGCCCGCCCACCTGGACCGTGACTTCGACTACCTCGTCCCCCCGGAGTTGGACGCCATCGCCCAACCCGGCGTCCGAGTCCGCGTCCGTTTCGCGGGCCGGCTGGTCGACGGCTACCTCCTGGCCCGCCTCGCCCGCAGCGACCATTCCGGCAAGCTCGTCAAACTCGAACGTGTCGTCTCCCCGGAGCGAGTTCTCACTCCCGAAATCCTGAAGCTCGCCACCGCCGTCGCTGCCCGCTACGCAGGCACCCGAGCCGACGTACTGCGCCTGGCCATCCCGCCCCGTCACGCTCGCACCGAATCCGGCGGCTCGAAGAAGCCGGCCGAGTCGGCAGTGGCGCAAGAAGATTCGGTCGCCTCCGGCGATGTACAACCGGAGCATGCGCCGGGTGCTGATGCCGCCGGTCGACGTGGTGGCACCGCTTCCGCCGCGCCCGCTCCGAAGGCTGACCCGGCTGCGGCCGCTGGTGCCCACTTGGTTTCGGGCGATGATCGCGGCGGCTCCACGACGGCCGCAGGCTTCATGCGCTCGGCGTCGCCTCACGCAACGGCCTCCACGAAACCTGATGCAGCCGAATCTGGTTCAGGCGATGGCCCGAATTCGATCGGCGGATCCGCGATGGCCGTCGCGTCCGCGCCGACCGTAGCGCCGGTCGTGGGGGACAGCACGCCGCCCGGCGCGGATTCGGTTGCCGTACGAACCAATTCCCCCGCGGACGCTGCAACGCCGAGCTCGGCCTCCGGATCTCGCCATGACCTCAACATCGATTCTGTTGCCTCCGTGTCAGATTCGCGTCCACCAGGTGCTCCTGCCGGCCCGAGCGATGAGACTGCCGGAGCCGACGGTGCGATGGAGCAGACACCCAGCCTGCGGTCGCCGCATCGTGACACACCTGACCCCGTTTCCATCGGCCCGGTCGAGGTGGATTCGGGTGTCGACGGCGCGTCGGCGTCCGGTGGTGGCGGTGATGCTGTCGGGAAATCGTCTATCTCTGGTGTTGCTGCGGCGTCTGCGCGGGTGCTGTCCATCGATCCGGCTGTGGCCGAGGTGGATTCGGGTGTCGATCGTGCGCCGGGATCTGCTCGTCACGGCGATCGCGTCGGGAAATTGTCGCCCACTGTGGCCGTGGACTTCAGCGCCGAGCTCACTGTCGATCCGACGCCGTGGGACCGGTACATCCATGGGACCGCGTTCCTGGACGCACTGGGGCAGGGGAGGGGGCCGCGGGCGGCGTGGCAGGCGTTGCCGGGGGAGGATTGGGCGCGGCGGTTGGCGGAGTTGGCTGCGGTGGTTGTCGGGCGGGGGCGCAGTGCGATTCTGATGGTGCCCGATCAGCGAGATCTCGATCGGGTGCTGGCGGAATGTGTTCGGCTGGTGGGGGATTCGGCGGTCGGATTGGCGGCTGGGCTGGGGCCCGCAGCCCGGTATCGGCGATGGCTTGCGGCGTTGCGCGGGACAGCGCGGGTGGTGGTCGGAACACGTAGTGCGGTGTTCGCGCCGGCGACGGAGCTGGGCCTGATCGCGATCTGGGACGACGGCGACGACACCTATGCCGAGCAGCGAGCGCCGTATCCCCACGCGCGCGAAGTAGCGATGCTGCGCGCGCACGAGACAGGTGCGGCCTTCATCGCAGCGGGGTTCGCGCGGACAGCGGAGATACAGGCCGTTGTCGATTCGGGGTGGGCGCACGATCTGGTCGCCGACCGCGGGGTGGTGCGGAAGTTCTCGCCGCGGATCAGCGCACCGGGGGACACCGACATGGCGTTGGAGCGCGACCCGATTGCGCGCGCTGTGCGCATCCCCAGAGTGGGGTTCGCGGCCGCGCGGTCGGCGTTGAAAGAAGGTGCGGCGGTATTGGTGCAGGTGCCACGGCGTGGCTATGTGCCGTCGCTGGCCTGCGCGAAATGCCGGACGCCCGCGCGCTGTCGGCACTGCAATGGGCCACTTGCGCTGCCGGAGGTTCGCTCGCACCACGACGACGTCGCGCACAGTCCGAGTTGCCGCTGGTGCGGCATCGCCGAGGCGGCCTTCCGCTGTGCGAGCTGTGGGTCGCGGGCCTTACGTGCGGTCGTCATCGGGGCCTTACGCACCGCGGAAGAGCTCGGTCGTGCCTTTCCCGGTGTGCCTATTCGCGGTTCCAGCGGAGGCGCGATGCTGGACACCGTCGAACCGGGCCCGCAGGTCGTGGTCGCGACGGTCGGCGCCGAACCGGTGCTGCCCGGCGGTTACGGCGTCGCGCTGCTGCTGGACGCCTGGGCGCTGCTGAGCCGGGCGGACTTGCGCGCCGCCGAGGACACGCTGCGGCGATGGATGTCGGCCGCCACCTTGGTTCGCGCGCACGGTCAGGTCATCGTGATGGCCGATCCGTCGATTCCCACCGTGCAAGCGCTGTTGCGCTGGGATCCGGTCGGCCATGCGCACGCCGAGTTGGCCGGTCGCCTCGAGGTCGGCTTCCCGCCTGCGGTCCGCATGGCCGCCGTCGACGGCGCCGCTGATGCGGTCGCCGAATTGCTCGCTGCCGCAAACCTTCCCGAAGGTGTCGATGTCCTCGGCCCCGTCCCCCTCCCACCCGGCGCCCGCAAACCCTTTGCCGGTGACAGCCCCGCCGAAGTCGAACGCATGCTCCTGCGCGTCGATCGCACTGCCGGTGCTGCGCTGTCCCGAGCTCTTACCGCCGCCCAGGCAGTCCGCAGCACCCATCGATCCGACGCACCTCTTCGCGTCCAAATAGATCCGGTCGACATCGGCTGA
- the rpoZ gene encoding DNA-directed RNA polymerase subunit omega, with product MSSTDIKPAPAYDTPIGLTNPPIDELLERTSSKYALVIYAAKRARQINDYYNQLGDGILEYVGPLVEPGLQEKPLSVAMREIHSDLLEHAEGE from the coding sequence GTGAGCAGTACGGACATCAAGCCCGCCCCGGCATACGACACTCCGATCGGCCTGACCAACCCGCCGATCGACGAGTTGCTGGAGCGCACCTCGTCCAAGTACGCCCTGGTCATCTACGCAGCCAAGCGGGCTCGTCAGATCAACGACTACTACAACCAGCTCGGCGACGGCATCCTCGAGTACGTCGGTCCACTGGTCGAGCCGGGTCTGCAGGAGAAGCCGCTGTCGGTCGCGATGCGCGAAATCCACTCCGATCTGCTCGAGCACGCCGAAGGCGAGTAG
- the pyrF gene encoding orotidine-5'-phosphate decarboxylase, whose product MKTFGARLRHAMRHFGPLCVGIDPHPQLLEAWGLTDDIDGLEAFAETCVEAFDGRVALVKPQVAFFEAYGSGGIAVLERTISVLRASGTLVLADAKRGDIGSTMDAYARAWLGNGPLGSDAVTVSPYLGFGSLDPAFRLAEQNHRGVFVLAATSNPEGAQLQRITAADGRTIAQTMVDAAAERNAGAEFGSVGVVVGATLTEAPDLSKLNGPILMPGVGAQGGGADSIRALVSDAGFGAVVPTASREVLAAGPSVSALCAKLAKLQEEFAFLHA is encoded by the coding sequence GTGAAGACGTTCGGCGCCCGGCTGCGGCACGCGATGCGGCACTTCGGGCCGCTGTGTGTCGGCATCGACCCGCATCCGCAACTGCTCGAGGCGTGGGGCCTGACCGACGACATCGACGGCCTCGAAGCCTTCGCCGAGACCTGCGTGGAGGCCTTCGACGGTCGCGTCGCGCTGGTCAAACCGCAGGTGGCGTTCTTCGAGGCCTACGGGTCGGGGGGCATCGCTGTGCTGGAGCGCACGATCAGCGTGCTGCGCGCTTCCGGAACATTGGTGCTCGCCGACGCCAAGCGTGGTGATATCGGCTCCACCATGGATGCGTATGCCCGTGCCTGGCTCGGCAACGGCCCGCTCGGCTCGGACGCGGTGACAGTGTCGCCCTATCTCGGATTCGGTTCGCTCGATCCGGCCTTTCGCCTGGCCGAGCAGAACCACCGCGGTGTCTTCGTGCTCGCCGCCACCTCGAATCCCGAGGGCGCGCAACTGCAGCGCATCACCGCAGCGGACGGCCGCACCATCGCCCAGACCATGGTCGATGCGGCGGCCGAACGCAACGCGGGCGCCGAATTCGGTTCTGTCGGAGTCGTTGTCGGTGCCACCCTCACCGAGGCCCCGGACCTGAGCAAGCTCAACGGGCCGATCCTCATGCCGGGGGTCGGGGCGCAGGGCGGGGGCGCGGATTCCATTCGTGCCCTGGTGTCCGACGCCGGTTTCGGCGCTGTCGTGCCGACCGCCTCGCGCGAAGTGCTCGCGGCAGGCCCGTCCGTCTCGGCGCTGTGCGCGAAGCTCGCGAAGCTACAGGAAGAGTTCGCCTTCCTACATGCCTGA
- the coaBC gene encoding bifunctional phosphopantothenoylcysteine decarboxylase/phosphopantothenate--cysteine ligase CoaBC — translation MTTRIVVGVGGGIAAYKACSIVRRFTETGHQVRVIPTESALQFVGKATFEALSGNPVHTGVFADVPEVPHVRLGQEADLVVIAPATADLMARAASGRADDLLTATLLTARCPVVFAPAMHTEMWEHPATIANVATLRAHGAIVMEPASGRLTGTDTGPGRLPEPEEIFGLATLLLERADAIPRDLEGRRVVITAGGTREPLDPVRFLGNRSSGKQGYALARVAAQRGAHVTLIAGNTIEMAAPAAVDLVHVTTAEQLKTAVDKHAVGADAVIMAAAVADFRPTNVAAAKIKKGAGEPDVIALTKTDDILAGLVQSRRDGQLPGTAIVGFAAETGDEQGDVLTHARAKLARKGCDLLVVNAVGEGKAFEVDTNDGWLLGADGTEQALDHGSKALLASRVLDALGPLLR, via the coding sequence GTGACCACACGGATCGTCGTCGGCGTCGGCGGAGGGATCGCCGCCTACAAAGCCTGCTCGATTGTGCGCCGGTTCACCGAGACCGGGCACCAGGTTCGGGTGATCCCCACCGAGTCGGCGTTGCAATTCGTCGGCAAGGCCACCTTCGAGGCACTGTCCGGGAACCCGGTGCACACCGGCGTGTTCGCGGACGTGCCCGAGGTACCCCACGTACGGCTCGGTCAGGAGGCGGACCTCGTTGTCATCGCCCCGGCGACCGCCGATCTGATGGCGCGTGCCGCGAGCGGCCGCGCCGACGACCTGTTGACCGCCACGCTGCTGACGGCCCGATGTCCGGTGGTTTTCGCGCCCGCGATGCACACCGAGATGTGGGAGCATCCGGCCACCATCGCCAATGTCGCGACGCTGCGTGCGCACGGTGCGATCGTCATGGAACCCGCGTCGGGCCGCCTCACCGGCACCGACACCGGACCAGGACGGTTGCCCGAGCCCGAGGAGATCTTCGGACTCGCTACGTTGCTGCTCGAGCGTGCCGACGCGATCCCGCGTGATCTGGAAGGCCGCCGCGTGGTTATCACCGCCGGTGGCACCAGAGAACCGCTGGACCCGGTGCGTTTCCTCGGCAACCGCAGCTCCGGCAAGCAAGGCTATGCGCTGGCACGGGTCGCTGCTCAGCGCGGCGCTCACGTCACGCTGATCGCGGGCAACACGATCGAGATGGCCGCCCCGGCTGCCGTCGACCTGGTACATGTGACGACGGCCGAACAGCTCAAGACCGCGGTGGACAAGCACGCGGTCGGCGCCGACGCGGTGATCATGGCAGCGGCGGTGGCCGATTTCCGGCCGACCAACGTGGCCGCGGCCAAGATCAAGAAGGGCGCGGGCGAGCCGGATGTGATCGCGCTGACCAAGACCGACGACATTCTCGCCGGTCTGGTGCAGTCGCGCCGCGACGGCCAGTTGCCTGGCACCGCGATCGTCGGCTTCGCCGCCGAGACCGGTGACGAGCAGGGCGACGTGCTCACCCACGCGCGGGCAAAGCTGGCCCGCAAGGGTTGCGATCTGCTGGTCGTGAACGCGGTCGGCGAGGGCAAGGCATTCGAGGTCGACACCAATGACGGCTGGCTGCTCGGTGCGGACGGCACCGAACAGGCGCTCGACCACGGGTCGAAGGCGCTGCTGGCGAGCCGGGTGCTCGACGCACTCGGCCCGTTGTTGCGCTGA
- the metK gene encoding methionine adenosyltransferase yields MRTSGSRLFTSESVTEGHPDKICDAISDSILDALLAEDPRSRVAVETLVTTGQVHVAGEVTTSAYADIPRIVREKVLEIGYDSSAKGFDGNSCGVNIAIGAQSPDIAQGVDTSHEARTAGSDDEIERQGAGDQGLMFGYANTDTPELMPLPIALAHRLSRRLTEVRKSGVLPYLRPDGKTQVTIEYEGDRPVRLDTVVISTQHAADIDLDNLLAPDIREKVVDAVVADLDLPSLDTSNIRLLVNPTGKFVLGGPMGDAGLTGRKIIVDTYGGMARHGGGAFSGKDPSKVDRSAAYAMRWVAKNVVAAGLADRVEVQVAYAIGKAAPVGLFVETFGTEKVDPTRISSAITEVFDLRPGAIIRDLDLLRPIYAPTAAYGHFGRTDIDLPWEHTDRADKLRAAIGL; encoded by the coding sequence GTGCGCACGTCCGGCAGCCGGCTATTCACCAGTGAGTCCGTGACCGAGGGTCATCCGGACAAGATCTGTGATGCCATCAGCGATTCCATTCTCGACGCGTTGCTCGCGGAAGACCCGCGCAGCCGGGTCGCGGTGGAAACTCTCGTCACGACCGGTCAGGTCCACGTCGCGGGTGAGGTCACCACGTCGGCCTACGCGGATATTCCGCGCATTGTCCGCGAGAAGGTCCTGGAAATCGGATACGACTCGTCCGCAAAGGGTTTCGACGGAAATTCCTGTGGCGTCAATATCGCCATCGGCGCGCAGTCGCCGGACATCGCGCAGGGTGTCGACACCTCGCACGAGGCGCGCACCGCGGGTTCCGACGACGAGATCGAGCGCCAGGGCGCGGGTGACCAGGGGCTGATGTTCGGCTACGCGAACACCGACACCCCCGAGCTCATGCCGCTGCCGATCGCGCTGGCCCATCGCCTCTCGCGCAGGCTCACCGAGGTCCGCAAGTCCGGCGTGCTGCCCTACCTGCGCCCGGACGGCAAGACCCAGGTCACCATCGAATACGAAGGCGACCGGCCGGTTCGCCTGGACACGGTCGTCATCTCCACCCAGCACGCCGCGGATATCGATCTGGACAACCTGCTCGCGCCCGATATCCGCGAGAAGGTCGTCGATGCGGTGGTCGCCGATCTGGACCTGCCGAGCCTGGACACCTCGAACATCCGGCTGCTGGTCAACCCCACCGGCAAGTTCGTGCTCGGCGGCCCGATGGGCGACGCGGGCCTGACCGGCCGCAAGATCATCGTCGACACCTATGGCGGCATGGCCCGCCACGGCGGGGGCGCGTTCTCCGGCAAGGACCCGTCGAAGGTCGACCGCTCGGCCGCGTACGCCATGCGCTGGGTCGCCAAGAACGTCGTCGCGGCCGGACTGGCCGACCGCGTCGAGGTTCAGGTCGCCTACGCCATCGGCAAGGCCGCTCCGGTCGGTCTGTTCGTGGAGACCTTCGGCACCGAGAAGGTCGACCCGACTCGCATTTCGAGTGCGATCACCGAGGTCTTCGACCTGCGCCCCGGCGCGATCATTCGCGACCTCGACCTGCTGCGCCCGATCTACGCACCGACCGCCGCGTACGGCCACTTCGGCCGCACCGACATCGACCTGCCATGGGAGCACACCGATCGCGCCGACAAGCTGCGCGCGGCAATCGGCCTGTAA
- the mihF gene encoding integration host factor, actinobacterial type, which translates to MALPQLTDEQRAAALEKAAAARRARAELKERLKRGGTDLKQVLTDAESDEILGKMKVSALLEALPKVGKVKAAEIMSELEIAPTRRLRGLGDRQRKALLARFDFA; encoded by the coding sequence GTGGCCCTTCCCCAGCTGACTGACGAGCAGCGCGCCGCTGCTTTGGAGAAGGCGGCGGCCGCTCGCCGCGCTCGGGCGGAGCTCAAGGAGCGCCTGAAGCGTGGTGGCACCGACCTGAAGCAGGTCCTCACCGACGCCGAGTCCGATGAGATTCTCGGCAAGATGAAGGTGTCGGCGCTGCTGGAAGCCCTGCCCAAGGTGGGCAAGGTCAAGGCGGCAGAGATCATGAGCGAGCTGGAGATCGCCCCCACCCGGCGTTTGCGCGGACTGGGTGACCGGCAGCGCAAGGCGCTGCTCGCCCGATTCGACTTCGCCTGA
- the carB gene encoding carbamoyl-phosphate synthase large subunit, with protein sequence MPRRKDLEHILVIGSGPIVIGQACEFDYSGTQACRVLRAEGLRVSLVNSNPATIMTDPEFADSTYVEPITPEFVEKVIEKERPDAILATLGGQTALNTAVALHERGVLQKYNVELIGADFDAIQRGEDRQKFKDIVAKVGGESARSAVCHTMDEVRATVAELGFPVVVRPSFTMGGLGSGMAYNDDDLDRIAGGGLAASPTANVLIEESILGWKEFELELMRDSRDNVVVVCSIENVDPMGVHTGDSVTVAPAMTLTDREYQKLRDLGIDILREVGVDTGGCNIQFAVNPADGRLIVIEMNPRVSRSSALASKATGFPIAKIAAKLAIGYTLDEIVNDITKETPACFEPTLDYVVVKAPRFAFEKFPGADATLTTTMKSVGEAMSLGRNFSEALGKVLRSLETKAAGFWTQEDGKWAPSDGGDPQAVAAATESILEDLRTPTEGRIYQVERALRLGASIEEVAKASGIDPWFVAEVAGLVELRQEIIDAPVLDETLLRRAKHHGLSDRQISALRAELAGETGVRTLRHRLGVRPVFKTVDTCAAEFEAKTPYHYSTYELDPAAESEVAPQRERDKVIILGSGPNRIGQGIEFDYSCVHAAQTLSQAGYETVMVNCNPETVSTDYDTADRLYFEPLTFEDVLEVFHAESESGTVAGVIVQLGGQTPLGLAQRLTDAGVPVVGTSAAAIDLAEDRGEFGDVLVAAGLPAPKYGTATTFAQAKKIAASIGYPVLVRPSYVLGGRGMEIVYDEQSLEGYISRATELSPEHPVLVDRFLEDAIEIDVDALCDGQEVYLGGVMEHIEEAGIHSGDSACALPPITLGRSDIEAVRRSTIALAKGIGVKGLLNVQYALKDDVLYVLEANPRASRTVPFVSKATAVPLAKAAARITMGATIAELRKEGMLPAEGDGGHVPLDAPVAVKEAVLPFHRFRKADGTGVDSLLSPEMKSTGEVMGIDADFGTAFAKSQAAAYGSLPTEGTVFVSIANRDKRAMVFPVKRLHDLGFRILATEGTAEMLRRNGIPCEQVRKHSDPESGGEVPIASIVEQIRDGEVDMVFNTPYGNSGPRVDGYEIRTAAVGVNIPCITTVQGAAAAVQGIEATINGGIGVRSLQELHSALRG encoded by the coding sequence ATGCCTCGCCGCAAGGATCTCGAGCACATCCTGGTGATCGGCTCTGGCCCGATCGTTATCGGCCAGGCATGTGAATTCGACTATTCCGGCACCCAGGCGTGCCGGGTGCTGCGGGCCGAGGGCCTGCGGGTATCGCTGGTGAACTCCAACCCGGCGACCATCATGACCGACCCGGAGTTCGCCGATTCCACCTACGTGGAGCCGATCACGCCGGAGTTCGTCGAGAAGGTCATCGAAAAGGAGCGTCCCGACGCCATTCTCGCCACCCTCGGCGGGCAGACCGCGCTGAACACCGCGGTCGCCCTGCACGAACGCGGTGTGCTGCAGAAGTACAACGTCGAGCTGATCGGCGCCGACTTCGACGCCATCCAGCGCGGTGAGGACCGGCAGAAGTTCAAGGACATCGTCGCCAAGGTCGGCGGCGAGAGCGCTCGCTCCGCGGTGTGCCACACCATGGACGAGGTGCGCGCCACTGTCGCCGAGCTCGGTTTCCCGGTGGTCGTTCGCCCCTCCTTCACGATGGGCGGCCTCGGCTCCGGCATGGCCTACAACGACGACGATCTCGACCGCATCGCGGGCGGCGGCCTGGCCGCCTCACCCACCGCGAACGTGCTCATCGAGGAATCCATTCTCGGCTGGAAGGAATTCGAGCTCGAGCTCATGCGCGACAGCCGCGACAACGTCGTGGTGGTCTGCTCGATCGAGAACGTGGACCCGATGGGCGTGCACACCGGTGACTCGGTCACCGTCGCACCGGCCATGACCCTCACCGACCGCGAGTACCAGAAGCTGCGCGACCTCGGCATCGACATCCTGCGCGAAGTCGGCGTCGATACCGGCGGCTGCAATATCCAGTTCGCCGTGAACCCAGCCGACGGCCGCCTCATCGTCATCGAGATGAACCCGCGTGTCTCGCGTTCTTCGGCGCTCGCCTCCAAGGCCACGGGCTTCCCGATCGCCAAGATCGCCGCCAAGCTGGCCATCGGCTACACCTTGGACGAGATTGTCAACGACATCACCAAGGAAACTCCGGCCTGCTTCGAGCCGACGCTGGACTACGTGGTCGTCAAGGCGCCACGGTTCGCGTTCGAGAAGTTCCCCGGCGCCGACGCGACACTGACCACCACCATGAAGTCGGTGGGCGAGGCGATGTCGTTGGGCCGCAACTTCTCCGAGGCACTCGGCAAGGTGCTCCGCTCGCTGGAGACCAAGGCCGCAGGGTTCTGGACCCAAGAAGATGGCAAGTGGGCCCCCTCCGATGGCGGCGACCCGCAAGCGGTCGCCGCGGCCACCGAGTCCATCCTCGAAGATCTGCGGACTCCGACCGAGGGTCGCATCTACCAGGTGGAGCGCGCGCTGCGCCTGGGCGCGAGCATCGAGGAGGTCGCGAAGGCCTCCGGCATCGACCCGTGGTTCGTCGCCGAGGTCGCCGGACTCGTCGAATTGCGTCAGGAGATCATCGACGCACCGGTGCTCGACGAGACGCTGCTGCGTCGCGCCAAGCACCACGGCCTTTCCGACCGCCAGATCTCCGCGCTGCGTGCCGAACTCGCGGGCGAGACCGGCGTGCGTACCCTGCGGCACCGGCTCGGTGTCCGGCCGGTCTTCAAGACCGTCGACACCTGCGCCGCCGAATTCGAGGCCAAGACCCCGTACCACTACTCGACCTACGAGCTGGACCCCGCAGCCGAGTCCGAGGTCGCGCCGCAGCGCGAACGCGACAAGGTGATCATCCTCGGCTCGGGGCCGAACCGGATCGGCCAGGGCATCGAGTTCGACTACTCGTGTGTCCATGCGGCGCAGACGCTGTCGCAGGCCGGGTACGAGACGGTGATGGTCAACTGCAACCCGGAGACCGTCTCCACCGACTACGACACCGCCGACCGGCTCTACTTCGAGCCCCTGACCTTCGAGGATGTGCTCGAGGTCTTCCACGCGGAGTCCGAATCCGGCACCGTCGCCGGCGTTATCGTGCAGCTGGGCGGGCAGACCCCGCTCGGGCTCGCGCAGCGGCTCACCGACGCGGGCGTCCCGGTGGTCGGCACCAGCGCCGCGGCCATCGACCTGGCCGAGGACCGCGGCGAGTTCGGTGACGTGCTGGTTGCGGCGGGCCTGCCCGCGCCGAAGTACGGCACCGCGACGACCTTCGCGCAGGCCAAGAAGATCGCCGCGAGCATCGGCTACCCGGTGCTGGTCCGACCGTCCTACGTGCTCGGCGGGCGCGGCATGGAGATCGTCTACGACGAGCAGTCCCTCGAGGGCTACATCTCCCGCGCCACCGAGCTCAGTCCCGAGCATCCGGTGCTGGTCGACCGCTTCCTGGAAGACGCGATCGAGATCGACGTCGACGCACTGTGCGACGGCCAAGAGGTCTACCTCGGCGGCGTGATGGAGCACATCGAAGAGGCGGGCATCCACTCCGGTGACTCCGCCTGTGCGCTGCCGCCGATCACCTTGGGCCGCAGCGATATCGAGGCTGTGCGCCGGTCCACCATCGCGCTGGCCAAGGGTATCGGCGTCAAGGGCCTGCTCAACGTGCAGTACGCGCTCAAGGACGACGTGCTCTACGTGCTGGAGGCCAATCCCCGTGCCAGCCGTACGGTTCCGTTCGTGTCCAAGGCCACGGCGGTGCCGCTGGCCAAGGCTGCGGCCCGGATCACCATGGGCGCCACCATCGCCGAACTCCGCAAGGAAGGCATGCTGCCCGCCGAGGGCGACGGCGGGCACGTCCCGCTGGACGCGCCGGTCGCAGTGAAGGAAGCGGTGCTGCCGTTCCATCGGTTCCGCAAGGCCGATGGCACCGGCGTGGATTCGCTGCTCTCCCCGGAGATGAAGTCCACCGGCGAGGTCATGGGCATCGACGCCGACTTCGGCACCGCGTTCGCCAAGAGTCAGGCCGCCGCTTACGGTTCGCTGCCCACCGAGGGCACCGTGTTCGTCTCGATCGCCAACCGCGACAAACGGGCCATGGTGTTCCCGGTGAAACGTCTGCACGACCTCGGCTTCCGGATCCTGGCCACCGAGGGCACGGCGGAAATGCTGCGCCGTAACGGAATTCCGTGCGAACAGGTGCGCAAGCACTCGGACCCGGAATCCGGTGGCGAGGTGCCGATCGCGTCGATCGTGGAGCAGATCCGCGATGGCGAGGTCGACATGGTGTTCAACACCCCCTACGGCAACTCGGGTCCGCGCGTGGACGGTTACGAAATCCGCACCGCCGCGGTCGGTGTGAACATTCCGTGCATCACCACGGTGCAGGGTGCGGCCGCGGCCGTGCAGGGCATCGAGGCGACCATCAACGGTGGCATCGGGGTGCGCTCCCTGCAGGAACTGCATTCGGCGCTTCGTGGCTGA
- the gmk gene encoding guanylate kinase, whose product MIGHTRKGRLVVLVGPSAVGKSTVVRCVRERLPHLVFSVSATTRAPRPGEVDGRDYRFVTRDEFDAMIEAGELLEWADIHGGLQRSGTPAGPVREAMAAGLPVLVEVDLEGARSVRKTMPEALLVFLAPPSWDELVTRLRSRGTESPEVIERRLETARTELAACDEFDIVIVNDEVTSACEQLVSLFVSTNSSS is encoded by the coding sequence GTGATCGGACACACGCGGAAGGGTCGACTGGTTGTACTGGTCGGCCCCTCGGCCGTGGGTAAGTCCACTGTGGTGCGCTGCGTCCGTGAGCGGCTGCCCCACTTGGTCTTCAGTGTGTCGGCAACGACCCGGGCCCCAAGGCCCGGGGAGGTCGACGGCCGGGACTATCGGTTCGTCACCCGGGACGAGTTCGACGCCATGATCGAGGCGGGCGAACTGCTCGAGTGGGCGGACATCCACGGAGGATTACAACGTTCCGGTACCCCGGCGGGTCCGGTACGCGAGGCAATGGCCGCCGGACTTCCCGTGCTCGTCGAGGTCGATCTCGAGGGCGCGCGGTCGGTACGCAAGACCATGCCCGAGGCGCTGCTGGTGTTCCTCGCCCCGCCCAGCTGGGACGAATTGGTCACCAGGCTGCGGTCGCGCGGCACCGAATCGCCCGAAGTCATCGAGCGCAGGCTGGAAACCGCCAGGACCGAATTGGCGGCCTGTGACGAGTTCGACATCGTCATCGTGAACGACGAGGTGACCAGCGCGTGTGAGCAGTTGGTATCGTTGTTTGTTAGCACAAATTCGAGTTCGTGA